In the genome of Desulfuromonas sp. DDH964, one region contains:
- a CDS encoding DUF4139 domain-containing protein, with product MNPLCLIGLILLLVCPTSLLARPVEVLVYPEGATITEQRSAAVVAGAVTLTLPEAADPESLQLATVGGKAAISALRYESTLAPAGDYQALRDAIAATQERLQAVEDTLQARLRALELWHAPLGEQFQTAGEVQKLADLLLANSEKLYQDRSRLEKEKKKIEKDLHELEQKLADATSRQHRSWSVHLTLAGAGTTEVLRYSYRVRNADWQPLYTLDARPGARQIEWDWRAQVRQSTAVDWKDVRLLLATAEPVVTLTPPALQLWFIRPANDYPLPAPRLMSKAAMPESLAQDFAAAAPAPVRQAGTLFDIYDLGQQTLLAGASYQLKIRDGVWPAQFAYLVRPFESPQAFLSAKLEFDTLLPMPSGPASILVEGVFVGHREFALLAKKLDLPFGNDPQIQVKVTPTREADEGGVFSRTKSQTWQWAVAVTNNKPIAVRVRVEDSPPQVEDKRIKLTATSTANGSQEDGPATWELELQPGAQQTIHYGYTIEYPAEMQVELGR from the coding sequence ATGAACCCGCTTTGCCTTATCGGTCTGATCCTGTTGCTGGTCTGCCCCACGTCGCTGCTGGCCCGGCCGGTCGAAGTGCTGGTCTATCCGGAGGGGGCCACCATTACAGAACAAAGGAGTGCAGCCGTGGTTGCCGGCGCGGTGACCCTGACCCTGCCGGAAGCCGCCGACCCCGAATCGCTGCAGCTCGCCACCGTCGGCGGCAAAGCGGCCATCAGCGCCCTGCGCTACGAATCGACCCTGGCGCCGGCAGGGGATTACCAGGCGCTGCGGGACGCGATCGCGGCGACGCAGGAGCGCTTGCAGGCGGTTGAAGATACCCTCCAGGCCAGGCTCAGGGCCCTGGAGTTGTGGCACGCGCCCCTCGGAGAACAATTCCAGACCGCCGGCGAGGTGCAGAAACTGGCCGACCTGCTCCTCGCCAACAGCGAAAAGCTCTACCAGGACCGTTCGCGCCTGGAGAAGGAAAAGAAGAAGATCGAGAAAGACCTGCACGAACTTGAACAAAAACTTGCCGACGCCACCAGCCGGCAACACCGCAGCTGGTCGGTCCACCTCACCCTCGCCGGAGCCGGGACGACCGAGGTGCTGCGTTATTCCTACCGGGTCCGGAATGCCGACTGGCAACCCCTTTACACCCTCGATGCCCGCCCCGGGGCCAGGCAGATAGAGTGGGACTGGCGCGCGCAGGTCAGGCAAAGCACCGCCGTCGACTGGAAGGATGTCCGCCTGCTGCTGGCCACGGCCGAACCGGTGGTCACCCTGACGCCCCCCGCCCTCCAACTCTGGTTCATTCGACCGGCGAACGATTATCCGCTGCCGGCGCCGCGTCTCATGAGCAAAGCAGCCATGCCCGAGTCGCTGGCCCAGGATTTTGCCGCTGCCGCCCCCGCCCCCGTCCGGCAGGCGGGAACCCTCTTCGATATCTACGATTTGGGCCAGCAGACGCTGCTGGCCGGCGCAAGCTATCAACTGAAGATCCGCGACGGGGTCTGGCCGGCGCAGTTCGCCTACCTGGTGCGCCCCTTCGAGTCGCCGCAGGCCTTTCTCTCGGCCAAACTCGAATTCGACACCCTGCTCCCGATGCCGTCGGGGCCGGCCAGCATCCTGGTCGAAGGGGTCTTCGTCGGCCACCGGGAGTTCGCGCTGCTGGCGAAGAAGCTCGATCTCCCTTTCGGCAACGATCCGCAGATTCAGGTCAAGGTCACGCCGACGCGGGAAGCCGACGAAGGGGGCGTCTTCAGCCGGACCAAATCCCAGACCTGGCAGTGGGCGGTCGCGGTCACCAACAACAAGCCGATCGCGGTCAGGGTGAGGGTCGAAGACAGCCCTCCCCAGGTCGAGGACAAACGGATAAAACTGACGGCGACCTCGACCGCAAACGGGTCGCAGGAAGACGGCCCGGCCACCTGGGAACTCGAACTGCAGCCCGGGGCGCAGCAGACCATCCACTACGGCTACACCATCGAGTACCCGGCCGAAATGCAGGTGGAGTTGGGACGCTAG
- a CDS encoding M3 family metallopeptidase, with amino-acid sequence MQRRHLAGIVVLLLLTLGGCGENGSRQETASREPLQVVYQPGEITSAAAAAMDQAAAELDALSRLVVASRSGGALLRFEAILGALDGRMLVLTSMGDVATDAAVRQESFAARDTYESFLASVYTRNDLFQAISQTVPADENERQLLAYHRQRFTKGGLGLDAAQQGELVAALATIDSKESQFQQNIANDQTTLQFTSQELLGVPPADLARLPTTTSGDYLVTTEYQNFDLVVKYAHDPETRRRMMLAYSQIGGQANIDLLSAAIAARQQSARLLGYTNWGDYQTDGRMARTSAAAMALLNRIAGELAPRFATDMQAMLAAKQGADPGAGQLDSWDIPYYAQKVQAQQYSYDEAATKEYFSLDGVFAGLLDLCRELFGIRLAAVEGAVVWDPSVQLYALRDDRSDALLGYVYLDLYPRDGKYDWFATGVLRDGRLLDDGRLQKPVTLLIGNFIRGANGEPPLLTPFDVETLFHEFGHVLQLTLSKAPYTSLSGYHSPMDYIEIPSQLLQFFARDRELLRRISGHYLDQNRKIPDPLLDAALASASFNLGYNYTRQIWQSEVDMTLHTAATPLDPTATCNALHRELLGIDLPAGNLYLAGFGHLMGGYDAGYYGYLWGEVYAWDLLSEFQQTGFADPQVGRRYRQAILESGASRDPSELITDFLGRPATDAAFYRWVGIK; translated from the coding sequence ATGCAACGGCGGCACCTGGCGGGAATCGTAGTTCTGCTGTTGCTCACCCTCGGCGGCTGTGGGGAGAACGGCAGCAGGCAGGAAACGGCGAGCCGGGAACCACTACAGGTCGTCTACCAGCCGGGGGAGATCACCTCCGCCGCAGCTGCCGCCATGGACCAGGCGGCGGCAGAACTGGACGCCCTGAGCCGGCTTGTCGTTGCCAGCCGCAGCGGCGGCGCCCTGCTCCGGTTCGAGGCCATTCTCGGCGCGCTGGATGGCCGGATGCTGGTCCTGACCTCCATGGGCGATGTGGCCACGGACGCCGCCGTCCGCCAGGAAAGTTTTGCCGCCCGCGACACCTACGAGAGTTTTCTCGCCTCTGTCTATACCCGCAACGACCTCTTCCAGGCCATCAGCCAGACCGTTCCGGCAGATGAGAACGAGCGGCAGCTGCTCGCTTACCACCGGCAGCGTTTCACCAAAGGGGGGCTTGGACTGGACGCGGCGCAACAGGGGGAACTGGTCGCGGCGCTGGCGACCATTGACAGCAAGGAGAGTCAGTTCCAGCAGAATATCGCCAACGATCAGACCACCCTGCAGTTCACCTCCCAGGAACTGCTAGGCGTGCCGCCGGCAGACCTCGCCCGCCTCCCGACCACAACCAGCGGTGATTACCTGGTCACCACCGAGTATCAGAATTTTGATCTGGTCGTGAAGTATGCCCATGATCCGGAGACCCGCCGGCGGATGATGCTCGCCTACAGTCAGATCGGCGGCCAGGCCAACATCGACCTGCTCAGCGCGGCGATCGCGGCGCGGCAGCAGAGTGCCAGGCTGCTCGGTTACACCAACTGGGGGGATTATCAGACCGACGGCCGCATGGCGAGGACTTCGGCAGCAGCCATGGCGTTGCTGAACCGGATTGCTGGCGAGCTTGCACCCCGCTTCGCGACGGACATGCAGGCGATGCTGGCCGCGAAACAGGGCGCGGACCCCGGCGCCGGCCAGCTGGACTCCTGGGACATCCCCTATTACGCCCAAAAAGTCCAGGCGCAGCAGTACAGCTACGATGAGGCGGCCACCAAGGAATATTTCTCCCTGGACGGGGTGTTTGCCGGCCTGCTCGATCTGTGCCGGGAACTTTTCGGCATCCGGCTCGCAGCGGTCGAGGGGGCCGTAGTCTGGGACCCCTCGGTGCAACTCTATGCCCTGCGCGACGATCGGAGCGACGCCCTGCTCGGCTACGTCTACCTCGACCTCTACCCGCGCGACGGCAAGTACGACTGGTTCGCCACCGGGGTGTTGCGCGATGGACGCCTGCTGGACGACGGCCGTTTGCAGAAACCGGTGACCCTGTTGATCGGCAATTTCATCCGCGGCGCCAATGGCGAGCCCCCCTTGCTGACCCCCTTCGATGTGGAGACCCTCTTTCACGAGTTCGGCCATGTCTTGCAGCTGACCCTCAGCAAGGCCCCCTACACCTCGCTGAGCGGCTATCACAGCCCAATGGATTACATCGAAATCCCCTCGCAGCTGCTGCAGTTCTTTGCTCGCGACCGGGAACTCCTCCGGCGGATTTCCGGTCATTACCTTGACCAGAACCGAAAGATCCCCGATCCGCTGCTGGATGCCGCGCTCGCCAGCGCCAGCTTCAACCTCGGGTACAATTACACGCGCCAGATCTGGCAGAGCGAGGTGGACATGACTCTCCACACCGCCGCGACGCCCCTCGACCCAACCGCGACCTGCAATGCTCTGCACCGGGAGTTGCTCGGCATCGACCTGCCCGCGGGAAACCTCTACCTGGCGGGGTTCGGACATCTGATGGGCGGCTACGATGCCGGCTATTACGGCTACCTGTGGGGCGAGGTCTATGCCTGGGACCTTCTCTCGGAGTTCCAGCAGACTGGCTTTGCCGACCCGCAGGTCGGCCGGCGTTATCGCCAGGCCATCCTGGAGTCCGGGGCGAGCCGGGATCCCTCCGAACTGATCACCGATTTTCTCGGCCGGCCGGCAACTGACGCCGCTTTCTACCGCTGGGTGGGTATTAAGTAA
- a CDS encoding SixA phosphatase family protein: MILYLLRHAKAIPRQGGIPEEQRYLTSEGRETFNLNSLHFREGGMKPDLILTSPLIRSVQTAEILACTFGFTGPLLVEPLLAPGFGRSQLRRLLSQHEAIKELVLVGHEPDLSLLVTSLLGIKVHFTLKKGDLVALEIDDKGKAAFRWRTYKGDFTDSPLDTKD, encoded by the coding sequence ATGATTCTCTACCTCTTGCGCCATGCCAAGGCGATCCCCCGCCAGGGGGGGATTCCCGAAGAACAGCGCTACCTCACCAGCGAAGGACGGGAAACCTTCAACCTGAACTCACTCCACTTCCGCGAGGGGGGGATGAAGCCGGATCTGATCCTGACCAGCCCACTGATCCGCTCGGTACAGACCGCCGAAATTCTCGCCTGCACCTTCGGCTTTACCGGTCCGCTGCTGGTGGAACCGCTGCTCGCCCCCGGCTTCGGTCGCAGCCAGCTGCGCCGGCTGCTCAGCCAGCACGAGGCGATCAAGGAGTTGGTCCTGGTCGGCCACGAACCCGACCTGAGTCTGCTGGTCACCTCGCTGCTCGGCATCAAGGTCCATTTCACCCTGAAGAAGGGGGACCTGGTCGCCCTGGAGATTGATGACAAAGGGAAGGCCGCCTTTCGCTGGCGGACCTACAAGGGGGATTTCACCGACTCGCCCCTCGATACCAAGGATTGA
- a CDS encoding polyphosphate kinase 2 family protein, whose protein sequence is MNYRQRFRIGEGEKVDLKRFDPDTTDGHHDKQSANAEIAQLLPHLQQLQALLYAENRRSLLICLQAMDAGGKDGTIRHVIGPLNPQGTRVHSFKVPTPEEAAHDFLWRIHRQVPARGEIAIFNRSHYEDVLVTRVHQLVPKKVWSQRYRQIVAFEENLTAAGTQILKFFLHISPEEQLRRFKQRLDDPGRHWKISLADYSERELWPDYQQAYAEALAKTSTATAPWFVIPANHKWFRNLAVTRILIETLEAMKMAYPPPSVDLEEIRQRYHAAEQDPVTPGERQ, encoded by the coding sequence ATGAATTACCGCCAGCGTTTTCGCATCGGGGAAGGGGAAAAGGTCGACCTCAAGCGCTTCGATCCCGACACCACCGACGGCCACCACGACAAGCAATCTGCCAACGCCGAGATTGCCCAACTGCTGCCGCACCTGCAGCAGCTACAGGCACTCCTCTATGCCGAGAATCGCCGCTCGCTGCTGATCTGCCTGCAGGCGATGGACGCCGGCGGCAAGGACGGCACCATCCGCCACGTGATCGGCCCCCTCAACCCCCAGGGGACCCGGGTGCACAGCTTCAAGGTCCCCACGCCGGAAGAGGCCGCCCACGATTTTCTCTGGCGCATCCATCGCCAGGTGCCGGCCAGAGGGGAGATCGCCATCTTCAACCGCTCCCACTACGAGGACGTCCTGGTCACCCGGGTCCACCAGCTGGTGCCGAAAAAGGTCTGGTCGCAGCGCTACCGGCAGATCGTCGCCTTCGAAGAGAATCTGACGGCCGCCGGTACGCAGATCCTCAAGTTCTTTCTCCACATCAGCCCCGAAGAGCAACTGCGGCGCTTCAAGCAGCGTCTCGACGACCCGGGGCGCCACTGGAAGATCAGCCTCGCCGACTACAGCGAGCGGGAACTCTGGCCCGACTACCAGCAGGCCTACGCCGAGGCGCTGGCGAAGACCAGCACCGCGACGGCCCCCTGGTTCGTCATCCCCGCCAATCACAAGTGGTTTCGCAACCTCGCCGTCACCCGGATTCTCATCGAAACCCTCGAAGCGATGAAGATGGCCTACCCGCCGCCGAGCGTCGATCTCGAGGAGATCCGGCAACGCTACCACGCGGCGGAACAGGATCCGGTCACGCCAGGGGAACGACAGTGA
- a CDS encoding CHAD domain-containing protein encodes MTQGGKDPGHGPELWRLLGQLLETLNGQRTELLAGRRPESLHDFRVALRRTRALLGAFGHLLPTAEGAHLRKEFRWLGAQTGPARDLEVFQLRLAADLTDLAAATRSDLQPLLELLDARHRAADFQLQQVLESRRCQQLLDHWQTFLAAEPPAGAAAVPDRESAKELASRRIRKLYVRSLRQGKGLDVGSPAEAFHRLRITCKKLRYLLESLRPIPPRKPFEKLIQTLKGLQEVLGADHDCAFQAAALEELARNLPAGQATVATLLATGRLLERLERRRLATRELFLVRFALHTGVKNRSRIERLFPDKPSSSHRVPR; translated from the coding sequence ATGACGCAGGGGGGAAAAGATCCGGGCCACGGGCCGGAGCTGTGGCGGCTGCTGGGACAGTTGCTCGAAACCCTGAACGGCCAGCGGACGGAACTTCTCGCCGGCCGAAGGCCCGAATCCCTCCATGACTTTCGCGTCGCCCTGCGCCGCACCCGGGCTCTGCTGGGCGCCTTTGGCCACCTCCTCCCCACCGCCGAGGGGGCGCACTTGCGGAAGGAATTCCGTTGGCTGGGAGCGCAGACCGGGCCGGCCCGCGATCTGGAAGTGTTTCAGCTCCGCCTCGCCGCCGACCTCACTGATTTAGCCGCAGCCACCCGGAGCGACCTGCAGCCGCTGCTCGAACTCCTCGACGCCCGGCACCGTGCGGCCGATTTCCAGCTGCAGCAGGTGCTCGAAAGCCGCCGCTGCCAGCAGCTTTTGGATCACTGGCAGACTTTCCTGGCGGCGGAGCCGCCGGCAGGGGCAGCCGCAGTCCCAGACCGTGAGTCGGCGAAGGAGTTGGCCAGTCGACGCATCCGCAAGCTCTACGTGCGCAGCCTGCGCCAGGGGAAGGGGCTTGATGTCGGGTCACCGGCCGAGGCCTTCCACCGACTGCGCATCACCTGCAAGAAGCTCCGTTACCTCCTCGAATCGCTGCGTCCTATCCCGCCGCGCAAACCGTTCGAAAAACTGATCCAAACCCTGAAAGGTCTGCAGGAGGTCCTCGGCGCCGACCACGACTGCGCCTTTCAGGCGGCTGCCCTGGAGGAACTGGCCCGAAACCTACCCGCCGGCCAGGCGACCGTCGCCACCCTCCTTGCCACGGGACGCCTGCTCGAACGCCTCGAGCGCCGGCGCCTAGCGACCCGGGAGCTCTTCCTGGTCCGCTTCGCCCTTCACACCGGGGTCAAAAACCGCTCCCGGATCGAACGCCTCTTCCCTGACAAACCTTCCTCCAGCCACCGCGTCCCCCGCTAA
- a CDS encoding methyl-accepting chemotaxis protein has translation MQIFGKLLGATLVAMLITLAIGGLGWFGLDATRAGLDMVIRIRTPQIHAIDQMVETLNTIRVDEFALVNSRLEPERREQILVSLGEASSRLASGRAAFAALPMTPRQAELWSETETALDSWAPKHRRMIDLVAANRIVNVELLPGILAGHLLDHRQWFDELRRAVGDGKPFREETSPLACGLGRWLPTYQSDDPGLQELLAGLRAPHQRLHEASDTIADLLTRGRAREARALLARDGAPALGDFQAAVESTRSYVDERLTNFDVAINYVFGDVARAFDASVAALKATTTEVSAQAITDSDQATATGNRSQTIALIATVVGILCGLGGGILLARHMTRRLRSTVQVLGELEQGHLDVRLELAGKDEISAMSRAMDTFAADLEERVRGVHTVAVELAAVGSQIDGACHQVTEAANAQSLGVLSTRTAVQEIAASVRQVNEGVTVLSGASSNGTASVLEMAATSEELAGSAENLARIADEVGSSITEVASSIQQVADNSLVLKKSADATVASVTELDTALGEVESAVSETAQVSAGVRRDVEAGQAAMATAIAGSHEIRQASQVTATAISNLSARVQEIGKILCMIDDVTDQTRLLALNAAIIAAQAGVHGQGFAVVAEEIRELSDRANQSTGEIALVIDSLQQETEKVVAAVQRTERRVVEGEELALASGAALTKIVAGIHEIDHRMERIGRATGEQAESSRVIGAAMEKVSQMVDHTVLATGEQSKAARTITTAVERLRSYALQVKNLAREQSNGSKVLAAAIEEVDGMIRQIGHACEEQTRGSQQIGRAVEEIHHSAEANLAASAVLAGAVANQKVQIGILNTQMGSFRIGERSPGTELFPGSPSQELLGTDGGGQRSAQRPEGPADHGKPAEKNPHPRERGEDGTRRRNPPAQASPAANS, from the coding sequence ATGCAAATCTTCGGCAAGCTCCTCGGTGCGACCCTGGTCGCCATGCTCATCACCCTCGCCATCGGCGGCCTCGGCTGGTTCGGCCTCGATGCCACCCGGGCCGGCCTCGACATGGTGATCCGGATCCGCACCCCGCAGATTCACGCCATCGACCAGATGGTCGAAACCCTCAACACCATCCGCGTTGACGAGTTCGCCCTGGTCAACTCGAGGCTCGAGCCGGAACGCCGTGAACAGATCCTCGTCAGCCTCGGGGAGGCCAGCAGCCGCCTCGCTTCAGGCCGCGCGGCCTTTGCAGCGCTGCCGATGACGCCGCGCCAGGCGGAACTCTGGAGCGAAACCGAAACCGCCCTCGACAGCTGGGCACCCAAGCACCGGCGTATGATCGATCTGGTCGCCGCCAACCGCATCGTCAACGTCGAACTGCTGCCGGGCATCCTCGCCGGCCATCTCCTCGACCATCGCCAGTGGTTCGACGAGCTACGCCGGGCGGTCGGCGACGGCAAACCGTTCCGGGAAGAGACCAGCCCCCTCGCCTGCGGCCTCGGCCGCTGGCTGCCGACCTACCAGAGCGACGACCCCGGCCTGCAGGAACTGCTCGCCGGCTTGCGTGCTCCCCACCAACGGCTGCACGAGGCAAGTGACACCATCGCCGACCTGCTCACGCGCGGCCGGGCCAGGGAGGCGCGCGCACTGCTGGCCCGGGACGGGGCGCCGGCCCTAGGTGACTTTCAGGCGGCGGTCGAATCGACCCGCAGTTATGTCGATGAGCGCCTGACCAATTTCGATGTTGCCATCAACTACGTCTTCGGCGATGTCGCCCGCGCCTTCGATGCCAGCGTCGCCGCCCTCAAAGCGACTACCACCGAAGTTTCGGCCCAAGCCATCACGGACAGCGACCAGGCAACCGCGACCGGCAACCGCAGCCAGACGATCGCCCTGATCGCTACCGTGGTCGGCATCCTCTGCGGCCTGGGCGGCGGCATCCTGCTGGCCCGCCACATGACCCGACGGCTGCGCAGCACGGTACAGGTGCTGGGTGAACTCGAACAGGGGCACCTCGATGTACGTCTGGAACTCGCCGGAAAAGACGAAATCAGTGCCATGAGCCGGGCGATGGATACCTTCGCCGCGGATCTCGAGGAGCGGGTCCGGGGTGTCCATACCGTCGCCGTTGAGCTGGCTGCGGTCGGCAGCCAGATCGACGGCGCCTGTCACCAGGTGACCGAGGCGGCCAACGCCCAGTCCCTAGGAGTTCTTTCGACCCGCACGGCGGTGCAGGAGATTGCGGCGTCGGTGCGACAGGTAAACGAAGGGGTGACGGTGCTGTCGGGCGCCTCGTCCAACGGCACCGCCTCGGTCCTGGAAATGGCCGCGACCAGTGAGGAGCTCGCCGGCAGCGCCGAAAACCTGGCGCGGATCGCCGACGAAGTCGGCTCCTCGATCACTGAAGTCGCCAGCTCGATCCAGCAGGTGGCGGACAACTCCCTCGTCCTCAAGAAATCGGCCGACGCCACCGTCGCATCGGTAACAGAGCTGGACACGGCCCTCGGCGAGGTCGAGAGCGCGGTTTCGGAAACCGCCCAGGTCAGCGCCGGAGTGCGTCGTGACGTCGAGGCGGGACAAGCGGCGATGGCCACGGCCATCGCCGGCAGCCACGAGATTCGCCAGGCCTCCCAGGTAACCGCCACGGCGATCAGCAACCTCTCCGCCAGGGTCCAGGAGATCGGCAAGATTCTCTGCATGATCGACGATGTCACCGACCAGACCCGCCTGCTCGCCCTCAACGCCGCCATCATCGCCGCCCAGGCCGGGGTTCATGGCCAGGGCTTCGCCGTGGTCGCGGAAGAGATCCGCGAGCTCTCCGACCGGGCCAACCAGTCGACCGGCGAAATCGCCCTGGTTATCGACAGCCTGCAGCAGGAGACCGAAAAGGTGGTGGCCGCGGTGCAGCGTACCGAACGCCGCGTGGTCGAGGGGGAAGAACTCGCTCTCGCTTCGGGCGCGGCGCTAACCAAGATCGTCGCAGGGATTCACGAGATTGACCACCGCATGGAACGAATCGGCCGCGCCACCGGCGAACAGGCGGAGAGCTCCAGGGTAATCGGTGCCGCCATGGAAAAAGTTTCGCAGATGGTCGACCACACCGTCCTCGCCACCGGCGAACAGAGCAAGGCGGCCCGCACCATTACCACGGCGGTCGAGCGCCTTCGCAGTTACGCCCTGCAGGTCAAAAACTTGGCCCGCGAGCAGAGCAACGGCAGCAAGGTCCTTGCCGCGGCCATCGAGGAGGTTGACGGCATGATCCGCCAGATCGGTCATGCCTGTGAGGAGCAGACCCGCGGCAGCCAGCAGATCGGCCGGGCGGTGGAGGAGATTCACCACTCGGCGGAGGCGAATCTCGCCGCGTCGGCGGTCCTCGCCGGGGCAGTCGCCAACCAGAAGGTACAGATCGGTATCCTCAACACCCAAATGGGGAGCTTCCGGATCGGCGAACGTTCCCCCGGCACCGAGCTTTTTCCGGGCTCTCCCAGCCAGGAACTCCTCGGTACCGACGGCGGGGGGCAGCGTTCTGCCCAGCGCCCGGAAGGCCCGGCCGACCATGGCAAGCCCGCCGAGAAAAACCCGCACCCCCGCGAGCGAGGCGAAGACGGGACCCGCCGTAGGAATCCTCCGGCACAGGCCTCGCCGGCCGCCAACAGTTGA
- the ppk1 gene encoding polyphosphate kinase 1 codes for MKGAHPPVRKTSPRREQQDLLTPELYLNRELSWLEFNRRVLHQVRDERVPLLERIKFAAIVSSNLDEFFMKRIGGLKQQIGARLQSLTMDGRSPKQQIVECYGRVREIEGQKEELLPELTRLLAAQGIALVSYQELSARERKLVREHFFRNIYPLVTPQAMDPAHPFPFVSNLSLNLLVTLRAPQAAEISLARVKVPVGAGAPRFLQVGEKERYIPLEEVMCNNLDMLFPEMEVLGCELFRVTRNANTERNEEHADDLLAMIETELQHRKFAPIVRLEVKNGMDPVHRGMLAAELALDESADVFEVGGMLAMRDLLELAGLDRPELRYPPHIPLDHPRLQTERNIFHIVRDAGSILLHHPYESFSSSVERFLQEAGNDPKVRAIKMTLYRTSSQSRIIDHLIAAARGGKQVAVVVELKARFDEAANIRLASRMEEVGIHVTYGVVGLKTHCKVILVVRQDFSGLRRYVHIGTGNYHPGTARLYCDYGLLTSDPLIGEDATELFNYLTTGYTPKRPYHKLLPAPKLLKKALLSRIERETALHSKESPGLLRFKMNALDDVEIIRALYRAARAGVLIDLIVRDSCRLRPGVKGVSETIRVVSIVGRFLEHTRVYYFRNGGAEEYFIGSADAMRRNLEDRVEVMVPVEDPALQRELEQMFEIQLGDPVSAWEMQADGSYRQRQPESDQQAAGSHQRLIEFTQKKQKDSLRFRRKKARAGKKRNLL; via the coding sequence ATGAAGGGCGCCCACCCCCCAGTCCGGAAAACCTCGCCCCGGCGCGAGCAGCAGGATCTGCTGACGCCGGAGCTCTACCTGAACCGCGAACTCTCCTGGCTCGAATTCAACCGCCGGGTCCTTCACCAGGTCCGCGATGAGCGGGTACCACTGCTGGAGCGGATCAAGTTCGCCGCCATCGTCAGCTCCAACCTTGACGAATTCTTCATGAAACGGATCGGCGGCCTCAAGCAGCAGATCGGTGCCCGGCTGCAGAGCCTGACCATGGACGGCCGCTCCCCGAAGCAGCAGATCGTCGAATGTTACGGGCGAGTGCGGGAGATTGAGGGGCAGAAGGAAGAGCTCCTGCCCGAGCTGACCCGGCTCCTCGCGGCGCAGGGGATCGCGTTGGTCTCCTACCAGGAGCTGAGCGCCCGCGAACGGAAGCTGGTGCGCGAACACTTCTTCCGTAACATCTACCCCCTGGTCACCCCCCAGGCGATGGACCCGGCCCACCCCTTCCCCTTCGTCTCCAACCTTTCCCTCAACCTCCTTGTCACCCTGCGTGCCCCCCAGGCCGCCGAAATCTCCCTGGCCCGGGTCAAGGTGCCGGTCGGCGCCGGCGCGCCGCGCTTTTTGCAGGTCGGCGAAAAGGAACGCTACATCCCCCTCGAAGAGGTGATGTGCAACAACCTCGACATGCTTTTCCCGGAGATGGAAGTGTTGGGATGCGAGCTCTTTCGGGTCACCCGCAATGCCAACACCGAGCGCAACGAGGAACATGCCGACGACCTGCTGGCGATGATCGAGACCGAGCTGCAGCACCGCAAGTTCGCCCCCATCGTCCGCCTCGAGGTGAAGAACGGTATGGACCCGGTGCACCGCGGCATGCTCGCAGCCGAGCTCGCCCTCGACGAATCGGCTGACGTCTTCGAGGTCGGCGGCATGCTGGCGATGCGTGACCTGCTCGAGCTCGCCGGCCTCGACCGGCCGGAGCTGCGCTATCCGCCCCATATTCCTCTCGACCATCCCCGGCTGCAGACCGAGCGCAACATCTTTCACATCGTCCGCGACGCCGGTTCGATTCTTCTGCATCACCCCTACGAGTCCTTCTCCTCTTCGGTGGAGCGTTTCCTCCAGGAAGCGGGGAATGATCCCAAGGTGCGGGCGATCAAGATGACCCTTTACCGCACCTCGAGCCAGAGCCGTATCATCGACCACCTGATCGCCGCGGCCCGCGGCGGCAAACAGGTGGCGGTGGTGGTGGAACTCAAAGCCCGTTTCGACGAGGCGGCCAACATCCGCCTGGCGAGCCGCATGGAGGAGGTCGGCATTCACGTCACCTACGGGGTGGTCGGCCTGAAAACTCATTGCAAGGTTATCCTGGTGGTGCGCCAGGACTTCAGCGGCCTCCGGCGTTACGTCCACATCGGAACCGGCAATTACCACCCCGGCACCGCCCGGCTCTACTGCGACTACGGCCTTCTGACCAGTGACCCCCTGATCGGCGAGGACGCCACCGAGCTCTTCAACTACCTGACGACCGGCTATACCCCCAAGCGCCCTTATCACAAACTTCTGCCCGCCCCCAAGCTGCTGAAAAAAGCCCTGCTCAGCCGGATTGAGCGGGAGACGGCACTGCACAGCAAGGAGTCGCCGGGACTGCTACGCTTCAAGATGAACGCCCTCGACGATGTCGAGATCATCCGCGCCCTCTACCGCGCCGCCCGCGCCGGGGTGTTAATTGACCTGATCGTACGCGACAGTTGCCGGCTGCGCCCCGGAGTCAAGGGAGTCTCGGAGACGATCCGGGTGGTCAGCATCGTGGGGCGCTTCCTCGAACACACCCGGGTCTACTACTTCCGCAACGGCGGTGCCGAGGAATATTTCATCGGTTCGGCCGACGCCATGCGCCGCAACCTCGAGGACCGCGTCGAGGTCATGGTCCCGGTGGAAGACCCGGCACTGCAGCGGGAACTGGAGCAGATGTTCGAGATCCAGCTCGGCGACCCGGTCAGCGCCTGGGAGATGCAGGCCGACGGCAGCTACCGCCAGCGCCAGCCCGAATCGGACCAGCAGGCTGCCGGCAGCCACCAGCGCCTGATCGAATTCACCCAGAAAAAACAGAAGGACTCGCTGCGGTTTCGCCGCAAGAAAGCCCGCGCCGGCAAAAAGCGCAACCTGCTGTAA